The following are encoded in a window of Streptomyces sp. SAT1 genomic DNA:
- a CDS encoding S41 family peptidase encodes MEEVSYLRMPHLSGDLLCFVAEDDLWLAPLDGAGRAWRLTVDRTKTGHPRFSPDGRHIACTSWRSLAPEIHLVPVDGGPARQLTYWGSSDTQVCGWTPPEEDGHREILAVTSHGEPFSYFTSAYKVATDGSPGRKLPWGPVADIQAAETGGERRTLLLTGTPPHEPASWKRYRGGATGRLWLHGQRLLPELNGHLACPMFVGDRIAFLSDHEGVGNLYSCAPDGSDLRRHTDHDAFYARHAAGDGRRVVYQCAGDLWIVDDLSPDSVPRRLDVRLSGPRAGRRRHPVPAAQNLDGLSVDETGRASAVVVRGSLYWLTHRDGPARTLTDTPGVRVRLPEMLGAGGRIAYVTDAGGEDAVEIAQLPRATGPRPPRRIAQGELGRVLEMAADPDGERLALAAHDGRLLLLDVTEEDGTETADGGGPGEAGTDDGGGTEAQAGGENGTRDEAAPAPRGTVTELVRSVNGPVRDLAFSPDGAWLTWSQPGIGRTLRQIRLARIKDGLVIDVTDGRFEDENPVFTRDGRYLAFLSWRGFDPVYDVHTGDLSFPLGCKPYLVPLSSATPSPFALNPEGRPAAGGLDPVEDEENGEPGAVTVEVEGLESRVTPFPVIASKYSALAPVAGGGLVWQRWPISGALGETFANPDDTTGRPTLEYFHISKAKKSELVGHLDWFAVSGDGTRLVVVDEGELRAVPSTEPGDSDTTTWIDLRRILHVVDPGAEWSQAYEEAGRLIRAYFWEPRMCGIDWDGVLAQYRPLVERVASPDEFADLLREVLGELGTSHAYVAAARRNEGPAHYQRWQGLLGADLVPREEGWTVRRILPGDSSDSRARSPLAGTGIRAGAVLTHVDGRPVDPVTGPWPLLAGSGGTTVELTFSPAGGQGPARRVAIVPLVDDRPLRYQDWVAKRRAVTRELSDGRCGYLHIPDLGGSGWAQFIRDVRMEMSRPALIVDVRGNAGGNISELVIEKLTRTILGWDLTRDAQPVSYTSNAPRGPIVALADEATSSDGDMITAAIKLLELGPVVGQRTWGGVVGMTGRHRLGDGTVITVPMNAAWFDAYGWSVENHGVEPDIEALRTPLDWAEGRHVEMDRAIELALELLASHPAATPPGYGGVPDLARPKLPPRQT; translated from the coding sequence ATGGAGGAGGTGAGCTATCTGCGTATGCCGCACCTCAGCGGCGATCTGCTGTGCTTCGTGGCCGAGGACGACCTGTGGCTGGCGCCGCTCGACGGTGCGGGCCGGGCCTGGCGGCTCACCGTGGACCGCACCAAGACCGGCCACCCCCGCTTCTCCCCCGACGGCCGCCACATCGCCTGCACCAGCTGGCGCAGCCTGGCACCCGAGATCCATCTGGTCCCGGTGGACGGCGGGCCCGCCCGGCAGCTGACGTACTGGGGCAGCTCCGACACCCAGGTGTGCGGCTGGACGCCGCCCGAGGAGGACGGGCACCGCGAGATCCTCGCCGTCACCTCGCACGGCGAGCCGTTCTCCTACTTCACCTCGGCCTACAAGGTCGCCACCGACGGCTCCCCCGGCCGCAAACTGCCCTGGGGGCCGGTCGCCGACATCCAGGCCGCCGAGACCGGCGGCGAGCGCAGGACCCTGCTGCTGACCGGCACCCCGCCCCACGAACCCGCCTCCTGGAAGCGCTACCGCGGCGGCGCCACCGGCCGCCTCTGGCTGCACGGACAGCGGCTGCTGCCCGAGCTGAACGGCCATCTGGCCTGCCCGATGTTCGTCGGCGACCGGATCGCCTTCCTCTCCGACCACGAGGGCGTCGGCAACCTCTACTCCTGCGCCCCCGACGGCTCCGACCTGCGCCGCCACACCGACCACGACGCCTTCTACGCCCGGCACGCCGCCGGGGACGGCCGGCGCGTGGTGTACCAGTGCGCGGGCGACCTGTGGATCGTGGACGACCTCTCCCCCGACTCGGTGCCGCGCCGCCTGGACGTACGGCTCAGCGGGCCGCGCGCGGGCCGCCGCCGCCACCCCGTCCCGGCCGCCCAGAACCTGGACGGCCTCTCCGTGGACGAGACCGGCCGGGCCAGCGCGGTCGTCGTCCGCGGCTCCCTGTACTGGCTCACCCACCGTGACGGCCCCGCGCGCACCCTCACCGACACGCCCGGCGTCCGCGTCCGGCTCCCGGAGATGCTCGGCGCCGGCGGCCGGATCGCCTACGTCACCGACGCGGGCGGCGAGGACGCGGTGGAGATCGCCCAGCTGCCGCGCGCCACCGGGCCACGGCCGCCGCGCCGGATCGCCCAGGGCGAGCTGGGCCGGGTGCTGGAGATGGCCGCCGACCCCGACGGCGAACGGCTCGCCCTGGCCGCGCACGACGGACGGCTGCTGCTGCTCGACGTGACGGAGGAGGACGGCACGGAGACCGCCGACGGCGGCGGGCCCGGGGAGGCCGGTACGGACGACGGTGGCGGGACCGAAGCGCAGGCCGGCGGGGAGAACGGCACGCGGGACGAGGCAGCCCCGGCCCCCCGCGGCACCGTCACCGAACTCGTCCGCTCCGTCAACGGCCCCGTGCGCGACCTCGCGTTCTCCCCGGACGGCGCCTGGCTGACCTGGTCGCAGCCGGGGATCGGCCGGACACTGCGCCAGATCAGGCTGGCCCGCATCAAGGACGGCCTGGTCATCGACGTCACCGACGGCCGCTTCGAGGACGAGAACCCCGTCTTCACCCGGGACGGCCGCTATCTGGCCTTCCTGTCCTGGCGCGGCTTCGACCCGGTGTACGACGTGCACACCGGCGACCTGTCCTTCCCGCTCGGCTGCAAGCCCTATCTGGTCCCGCTGTCCTCCGCGACGCCCTCCCCGTTCGCGCTGAACCCGGAGGGGCGCCCGGCGGCGGGCGGGCTCGACCCGGTGGAGGACGAGGAGAACGGCGAGCCCGGCGCGGTCACCGTCGAGGTGGAGGGCCTGGAGAGCCGGGTGACGCCGTTCCCGGTCATCGCCTCCAAGTACTCGGCGCTCGCCCCGGTCGCGGGCGGCGGCCTGGTCTGGCAGCGCTGGCCGATCTCCGGCGCGCTCGGGGAGACGTTCGCCAACCCGGACGACACGACCGGCAGGCCCACCCTGGAGTACTTCCACATCAGCAAGGCGAAGAAGTCCGAACTCGTCGGCCACCTCGACTGGTTCGCGGTCAGCGGCGACGGCACCCGGCTGGTCGTGGTCGACGAGGGCGAGCTGCGCGCGGTGCCCTCCACCGAGCCGGGCGACAGCGACACCACGACCTGGATCGACCTGCGCCGGATCCTGCACGTCGTCGACCCGGGCGCCGAGTGGAGCCAGGCGTACGAGGAGGCCGGGCGGCTGATCCGGGCGTACTTCTGGGAGCCGCGGATGTGCGGCATCGACTGGGACGGGGTGCTCGCCCAGTACCGGCCGCTGGTCGAACGGGTCGCCTCCCCCGACGAGTTCGCCGATCTGCTGCGCGAGGTGCTGGGCGAACTGGGCACCTCCCACGCCTATGTCGCCGCCGCCCGCCGCAACGAGGGCCCCGCGCACTACCAGCGCTGGCAGGGCCTGCTCGGCGCCGACCTGGTGCCGCGCGAGGAGGGCTGGACCGTCCGCCGGATCCTGCCCGGCGACTCCTCCGACTCGCGCGCCCGCTCGCCGCTGGCCGGCACCGGCATCCGCGCGGGCGCCGTGCTGACCCATGTCGACGGACGGCCGGTCGACCCGGTGACGGGCCCCTGGCCGCTGCTGGCCGGGTCCGGCGGTACGACGGTGGAGCTGACGTTCTCGCCCGCGGGCGGACAGGGACCGGCCCGCCGGGTCGCGATCGTCCCGCTGGTCGACGACCGGCCGCTGCGCTACCAGGACTGGGTCGCCAAACGCCGGGCGGTCACCCGTGAGTTGAGCGACGGCAGGTGCGGCTATCTGCACATCCCCGACCTGGGCGGCTCCGGCTGGGCGCAGTTCATCCGGGACGTGCGCATGGAGATGTCCCGGCCCGCGCTCATCGTGGACGTACGCGGCAACGCGGGCGGCAACATCAGCGAACTGGTCATCGAGAAGCTGACCCGGACCATCCTCGGCTGGGACCTGACCCGCGACGCCCAGCCGGTCTCGTACACCTCCAACGCGCCGCGCGGCCCGATCGTGGCCCTCGCCGACGAGGCGACCAGCTCCGACGGCGACATGATCACGGCCGCGATCAAGCTGCTGGAGCTGGGTCCGGTGGTCGGCCAGCGCACCTGGGGCGGCGTGGTCGGCATGACCGGGCGGCACCGGCTCGGCGACGGCACGGTGATCACGGTGCCGATGAACGCGGCCTGGTTCGACGCGTACGGCTGGTCCGTGGAGAACCACGGCGTCGAGCCCGACATCGAGGCGCTGCGCACCCCGCTGGACTGGGCCGAGGGCCGGCACGTCGAGATGGACCGGGCCATCGAACTGGCCCTGGAACTCCTGGCGTCGCACCCGGCCGCGACCCCGCCCGGCTACGGCGGCGTGCCCGACCTCGCCCGTCCGAAGCTGCCGCCGCGGCAGACCTGA
- a CDS encoding helix-turn-helix domain-containing protein, giving the protein MNEGADEAGWDVEPGDEIEPVVQAVGRLLRVCRESAGMRPADLAEITGYGEDMIRKMENGTRIPRPEFLDRADQVLRAQGHLRAFMEDMRKARYPKKVRELADMEARAVEMLLYSSHNIHGLLQTPEYARTLFEMTQPALAEEVVERETAARMARKCVFERVPAPTLSFVQEQVTLERPYGGRMVLRRQLEHLLEVSQLRNVTLQIMPTDREEHAGTAGRIQMLKFADGTAIGRSSGAFNGRPVSHPKDLRILELRYGMIRAQALTPRDSQAFIEQALGRL; this is encoded by the coding sequence GTGAACGAAGGTGCGGACGAGGCGGGTTGGGACGTCGAACCGGGCGACGAGATCGAGCCGGTGGTCCAGGCGGTGGGGCGCCTGCTCAGGGTGTGCCGCGAGTCGGCGGGCATGCGCCCTGCCGATCTGGCGGAGATCACGGGCTACGGCGAGGACATGATCCGCAAGATGGAGAACGGGACGCGGATCCCCCGCCCGGAGTTCCTGGACCGCGCGGACCAGGTACTGCGGGCGCAGGGGCATCTGCGGGCGTTCATGGAGGACATGCGGAAGGCGCGGTATCCGAAGAAGGTGCGGGAACTGGCCGACATGGAGGCGCGGGCGGTGGAGATGCTGCTCTACAGCAGCCACAACATCCACGGGTTGCTTCAGACGCCGGAGTATGCGCGGACGCTGTTCGAGATGACACAGCCCGCGCTAGCGGAGGAAGTCGTCGAGCGGGAGACCGCCGCCCGCATGGCACGCAAGTGCGTCTTCGAGCGGGTGCCTGCTCCCACGCTCAGCTTCGTCCAGGAACAAGTAACTCTCGAACGTCCTTATGGTGGGAGGATGGTGCTGCGTCGCCAGCTCGAACACCTTCTGGAGGTGTCCCAGTTGAGGAACGTCACGCTTCAGATCATGCCGACCGACCGGGAAGAGCACGCTGGAACGGCCGGGCGGATCCAGATGCTGAAGTTCGCCGACGGCACGGCGATCGGACGTTCCAGCGGTGCGTTCAACGGACGCCCGGTCTCACACCCCAAGGACCTCCGAATCCTTGAACTGCGCTATGGCATGATCCGGGCGCAGGCTCTCACACCGAGAGACTCACAAGCCTTTATCGAGCAAGCGCTGGGGAGACTATGA
- a CDS encoding TetR/AcrR family transcriptional regulator, with product MTEMTAVRRSRITPEREAELYAAVLDLLREVGYDALTMDAVAARTRSSKATLYRQWGGKAELVVRAVRHGKPGKLEGTDTGTLRGDLHALTSREDDCTMEQNSALMRGLAMAMHSNPDLRQAFREQLIEPEMAEFKRLLQRAVDRGEIRPDCPALDFVVHMLAGGFVVRALIEDQPPTQGFLRSYIDAVVLPALGVPTTS from the coding sequence ATGACCGAGATGACGGCGGTGCGCCGGAGCCGGATCACGCCCGAGCGCGAGGCCGAGCTGTACGCGGCCGTCCTCGACCTGCTCCGCGAGGTCGGTTACGACGCCCTCACCATGGACGCCGTGGCCGCCCGTACACGCTCCAGCAAGGCCACGCTCTACCGCCAGTGGGGCGGCAAGGCCGAACTGGTCGTGCGGGCCGTGCGGCACGGCAAGCCCGGGAAGCTGGAGGGCACCGACACCGGCACGCTCCGCGGCGACCTGCACGCGCTGACGAGCCGCGAGGACGACTGCACCATGGAGCAGAACTCCGCGCTGATGCGGGGCCTGGCCATGGCGATGCACTCCAACCCGGACCTCAGACAGGCCTTCCGGGAGCAGTTGATCGAACCGGAGATGGCCGAGTTCAAGCGGCTGCTCCAGCGGGCCGTCGACCGGGGCGAGATCCGTCCGGACTGCCCGGCGCTGGACTTCGTGGTGCACATGCTGGCCGGCGGCTTCGTCGTCCGGGCGCTGATCGAGGACCAGCCGCCGACCCAGGGCTTCCTGCGGTCGTACATAGACGCCGTGGTGCTCCCCGCCCTCGGCGTGCCCACCACCTCCTGA
- a CDS encoding DUF397 domain-containing protein: MSTPELHWSKSSYSSSGEPGECVEVATTLAAVHVRDSKRPEAPRLALAPASWADFLAYVGE; encoded by the coding sequence ATGAGCACGCCGGAACTGCACTGGTCCAAGAGCAGCTACAGCAGCAGCGGCGAGCCCGGCGAGTGCGTAGAGGTGGCCACCACACTTGCCGCGGTCCACGTCCGTGACTCCAAGCGTCCGGAGGCCCCGCGCCTCGCCCTCGCCCCCGCTTCCTGGGCGGACTTCCTCGCGTACGTCGGGGAATGA
- a CDS encoding DMT family transporter, whose product MTPLVTAAVLLAAVTHACWNALAHRIPDKLVGFTLISGGGVLIGVALAPFAAFPAAGAWPYLGISAVLHVVYYVLLMTSFRLGDFGQTYPIARGTAPLVVTVLAAVFAHEVPDLWVTGGIALSCAGLTGVALWGLRGRRPNWTAVGAALATGLSIAAYTVVDGLGVRASGSSLGYIAWLMVIEGVAVPVYALARWRGRSAALLRPHAALGLLGAALSVTAYGMVLWAQTRADLAPVSALRESSILVGAAIGAVFFKERFGAPRLAAAGLLVVGIGLMLHAG is encoded by the coding sequence GTGACGCCGCTGGTCACCGCGGCCGTCCTGCTGGCCGCGGTCACCCACGCCTGCTGGAACGCCCTCGCGCACCGCATCCCCGACAAGCTCGTCGGGTTCACCCTCATCTCCGGCGGCGGGGTGCTGATCGGCGTGGCGCTGGCGCCGTTCGCGGCCTTCCCGGCGGCCGGCGCATGGCCGTACCTCGGCATATCGGCGGTGCTGCACGTCGTCTACTACGTCCTGCTGATGACGTCTTTCCGGCTCGGTGACTTCGGGCAGACCTACCCGATCGCCCGGGGCACGGCACCGCTCGTCGTCACGGTCCTGGCCGCCGTCTTCGCTCACGAGGTGCCGGACCTGTGGGTGACCGGCGGCATCGCGCTGTCCTGCGCCGGGCTGACCGGAGTCGCGCTGTGGGGGCTGCGCGGGCGCCGACCGAACTGGACGGCGGTCGGCGCCGCGCTCGCGACCGGTCTGTCCATCGCCGCGTACACGGTCGTGGACGGCCTGGGCGTACGCGCCTCCGGGTCGTCCCTCGGCTACATCGCCTGGCTCATGGTCATCGAGGGCGTGGCCGTCCCGGTGTACGCCCTCGCCCGCTGGCGCGGCCGCTCCGCCGCGCTGCTGCGCCCCCACGCCGCCCTCGGCCTGCTCGGCGCCGCCCTGTCCGTGACGGCGTACGGCATGGTCCTGTGGGCGCAGACCCGCGCCGACCTGGCGCCCGTCTCCGCGCTGCGCGAGTCCTCCATCCTGGTCGGCGCGGCCATCGGCGCCGTCTTCTTCAAGGAGCGCTTCGGCGCACCCCGGCTCGCGGCGGCGGGCCTGCTGGTCGTGGGCATCGGCCTGATGCTGCACGCGGGTTAG
- a CDS encoding YbaK/EbsC family protein: protein MTMTNGTPGVHPRFVAALTELGLDELAGRVRHFPEATRTAAEAAAAVGCELSQICKSLIFAADGVPVLVLMDGASRVDVERVREELGAEQVTRAKADVVRETTGYAIGGVPPFGHRTRTRVLADRSLLEHDMVWAAAGTPHTVFPMAPKELAERAGAVLVDVRERAS from the coding sequence ATGACGATGACGAACGGCACCCCCGGCGTCCACCCGCGCTTCGTCGCGGCCCTGACTGAGCTGGGGCTCGACGAGCTGGCCGGGCGGGTGCGGCACTTCCCCGAGGCCACCCGCACCGCCGCCGAGGCCGCGGCGGCGGTCGGCTGCGAACTGAGCCAGATCTGCAAGTCGTTGATCTTCGCCGCGGACGGCGTGCCGGTGCTCGTCCTCATGGACGGCGCCTCCCGCGTGGACGTGGAACGCGTCCGCGAGGAACTGGGCGCGGAGCAGGTCACCCGCGCCAAGGCCGACGTCGTACGGGAGACCACCGGGTACGCCATCGGCGGGGTGCCGCCCTTCGGGCACCGGACGCGGACCCGGGTGCTGGCCGACCGCTCGCTGCTGGAGCACGACATGGTCTGGGCCGCCGCGGGCACTCCGCACACGGTCTTCCCGATGGCCCCGAAGGAGCTGGCCGAGCGGGCCGGGGCCGTCCTCGTGGACGTGCGCGAGCGCGCTTCGTGA
- a CDS encoding SDR family oxidoreductase — translation MSRFPLEGQVAVVTGAARGVGELLARKLSARGARVALVGLEPDALKQVAERLHGESGHWHADVTDHEAMARVAAEVKERFGRVDIAVANAGVATGGPFADSDPRSWRRVIEVNLIGSAVTGRAFLPALTESRGYLLQVASLAAMTPAPMMTAYCASKSGVEAYAHSLRAEVGHRGVRVGVAYLSWTDTDMVRGADQDDVMRELRQRLPWPANKTYPLGPAVDRIVDGIERRSGHVYGQWWLRGMQGTRGYLPGVIGTVGQREMRRFADRLTGMRTGLVGAGGAADEQHRTVSTTDRH, via the coding sequence ATGAGCAGGTTCCCGCTGGAGGGACAGGTAGCGGTCGTCACGGGCGCCGCGCGGGGCGTCGGCGAACTGCTCGCCCGCAAACTCTCCGCGCGCGGCGCGCGGGTGGCGCTGGTGGGCCTGGAGCCGGACGCGCTCAAGCAGGTCGCCGAGCGGCTGCACGGCGAGAGCGGCCACTGGCACGCCGACGTCACCGACCACGAGGCGATGGCCCGGGTGGCGGCCGAGGTGAAGGAGCGGTTCGGCCGGGTGGACATCGCCGTCGCCAACGCCGGTGTGGCGACCGGCGGTCCGTTCGCCGACTCCGACCCGCGGTCCTGGCGGCGGGTGATCGAGGTCAACCTCATCGGCTCGGCGGTCACCGGCCGGGCGTTCCTGCCCGCGCTGACCGAGAGCCGGGGCTACCTCCTCCAGGTCGCCTCGCTCGCCGCGATGACCCCGGCGCCGATGATGACGGCGTACTGCGCCTCCAAGTCCGGTGTGGAGGCGTACGCGCACAGCCTGCGCGCCGAAGTCGGCCACCGGGGCGTGCGGGTGGGCGTGGCGTACCTGTCCTGGACCGACACGGACATGGTGCGCGGGGCCGATCAGGACGACGTCATGCGGGAGTTGAGGCAGCGGCTGCCGTGGCCGGCCAACAAGACGTATCCGCTGGGTCCGGCGGTGGACCGGATCGTGGACGGCATCGAGCGGCGCTCCGGCCATGTCTACGGGCAGTGGTGGCTGCGCGGGATGCAGGGGACGCGCGGTTATCTGCCGGGTGTCATCGGGACGGTGGGGCAGCGGGAGATGCGGCGGTTCGCGGACCGGCTGACGGGCATGCGCACCGGGCTCGTCGGAGCGGGCGGCGCCGCCGACGAACAGCACCGGACGGTGTCAACTACCGACCGTCACTGA
- a CDS encoding MMPL family transporter, protein MATFLYKLGRLAFRRRHFVALIWVALLTLAGVGAASAPPAGNTSFSIPGTEAQKAFDLLEQRFPGASADGATARVVFKAPGSGKMTDAGNKATVEKTVKELSDGSEVASVADPYTGNAVSKDGTVAYTSVKYKVSGMELEDSSRTALKDAAQHARDAGLTVEIGGDALSAAPETGATEVIGIAIAAVVLVITFGSLLAAGLPLLTAIIGVGIGVSTVTALASALDLGSTTSILASMIGLAVGIDYALFIVSRYRAELAEGHSREEAAGRATGTAGSAVVFAGLTVVIALVGLSVVNIPMLTKMGIAAAGTVVIAVLIALTMIPALLGYAGRRIKPTGEKSRLLGGGRAAKKAQQPARDNMGTRWARFVVRRPVAVLLLGVVGLGAAAVPATSLELGLPDDGSQPVSTTQRRAYDLLSEGFGPGFNGPLMVVVDAKGSGDAKAAFTEVTDSIKGLKDVVTVTPAQPNKAGDTATITVVPNSKPSSSTTEDLVHAIRDAGSGIKAKTDAEVLVTGSTAMNIDVSQKLNDALFPYLALVVGLAFLLLIVVFRSVLVPLKAALGFLLSVMAALGAVVAVFQWGWLSGLMGVEETGPVMSMMPIFMVGVVFGLAMDYEVFLVTRMREAYVHGEQPRQAVVTGFRHGARVVTAAAVIMIAVFSGFIGSSESMIKMIGFGLAVAVFFDAFVVRMAIVPAVLALLGRRAWWLPKWLDRALPNVDVEGEGLRALSSADGREEDREPALA, encoded by the coding sequence GTGGCCACGTTCCTGTACAAACTTGGACGCCTCGCCTTCAGGCGACGGCACTTCGTCGCGCTGATATGGGTGGCGCTGCTGACCCTCGCCGGTGTCGGCGCCGCCTCCGCGCCCCCCGCGGGCAACACGTCCTTCTCGATCCCCGGCACCGAGGCGCAGAAGGCCTTCGACCTGCTGGAGCAGCGCTTCCCCGGGGCGAGCGCCGACGGGGCCACCGCCCGCGTGGTGTTCAAGGCACCCGGCAGCGGGAAGATGACCGACGCCGGGAACAAGGCGACCGTCGAGAAGACCGTCAAGGAACTGTCGGACGGCTCCGAGGTCGCCTCCGTCGCCGACCCCTACACCGGCAACGCCGTCAGCAAGGACGGCACCGTCGCCTACACCTCGGTGAAGTACAAGGTCTCCGGCATGGAGCTGGAGGACTCCTCGCGCACCGCGCTCAAGGACGCCGCGCAGCACGCGCGGGACGCCGGGCTGACCGTGGAGATCGGCGGTGACGCGCTCAGCGCCGCGCCCGAGACCGGGGCCACCGAGGTCATCGGCATCGCCATCGCCGCCGTCGTGCTCGTCATCACCTTCGGCTCGCTGCTGGCGGCCGGGCTGCCGCTGCTGACCGCGATCATCGGTGTCGGCATCGGCGTCTCCACGGTCACCGCGCTCGCCAGCGCCCTCGACCTGGGCAGCACCACCTCGATCCTCGCCTCGATGATCGGCCTCGCGGTCGGCATCGACTACGCCCTGTTCATCGTCTCCCGCTACCGCGCGGAACTCGCCGAGGGCCACAGCCGCGAGGAGGCGGCGGGCCGGGCCACCGGCACCGCGGGCTCCGCCGTGGTCTTCGCCGGACTCACCGTCGTCATCGCCCTGGTCGGCCTCTCCGTCGTCAACATCCCGATGCTCACGAAGATGGGCATCGCCGCGGCCGGCACGGTCGTCATCGCCGTCCTGATCGCGCTCACCATGATCCCGGCGCTGCTCGGCTACGCCGGCCGCAGGATCAAGCCGACCGGCGAGAAGAGCAGGCTGCTGGGCGGCGGCCGGGCCGCGAAGAAGGCACAGCAGCCGGCCCGGGACAACATGGGCACCCGCTGGGCCCGGTTCGTGGTGCGCCGTCCCGTCGCCGTGCTGCTGCTCGGCGTGGTCGGCCTGGGCGCCGCCGCGGTGCCCGCCACCTCCCTCGAACTGGGCCTCCCGGACGACGGCTCCCAGCCGGTGTCCACCACCCAGCGCCGCGCCTACGACCTCCTCTCCGAGGGCTTCGGACCCGGCTTCAACGGCCCGCTGATGGTCGTCGTCGACGCCAAGGGGAGCGGTGACGCCAAGGCCGCCTTCACCGAGGTGACCGACAGCATCAAGGGCCTCAAGGACGTCGTGACGGTGACCCCGGCCCAGCCCAACAAGGCCGGCGACACCGCGACGATCACCGTCGTACCGAACTCCAAGCCGTCCTCCTCCACCACCGAGGACCTGGTGCACGCCATCCGCGACGCGGGCAGCGGCATCAAGGCCAAGACGGACGCCGAGGTGCTGGTCACCGGGTCCACGGCGATGAACATCGACGTCTCGCAGAAGCTGAACGACGCCCTGTTCCCGTACCTGGCGCTGGTCGTCGGACTCGCCTTCCTGCTGCTGATCGTGGTGTTCCGCTCCGTCCTGGTCCCGCTGAAGGCGGCGCTCGGCTTCCTGCTGTCGGTGATGGCGGCGCTCGGCGCGGTCGTCGCGGTCTTCCAGTGGGGCTGGCTGTCCGGCCTGATGGGCGTGGAGGAGACCGGCCCGGTCATGTCGATGATGCCGATCTTCATGGTGGGTGTCGTCTTCGGCCTCGCCATGGACTACGAGGTCTTCCTCGTGACCCGGATGCGGGAGGCGTACGTCCACGGCGAGCAGCCCCGGCAGGCCGTGGTGACCGGCTTCCGGCACGGTGCGCGCGTCGTCACGGCCGCAGCGGTCATCATGATCGCCGTCTTCTCCGGGTTCATCGGCTCCAGCGAGTCGATGATCAAGATGATCGGCTTCGGCCTGGCCGTCGCGGTCTTCTTCGACGCGTTCGTCGTCCGCATGGCCATCGTCCCCGCGGTCCTCGCCCTCCTCGGCCGCCGCGCCTGGTGGCTGCCGAAGTGGCTGGACCGCGCGCTGCCCAACGTGGACGTCGAGGGCGAGGGCCTGCGCGCGCTGTCCTCGGCGGACGGCCGCGAGGAGGACCGGGAACCGGCCCTGGCCTGA
- a CDS encoding alpha/beta fold hydrolase produces the protein MSRLTRVTAGPYAPPVPARELTVSSTGGARLHVEVHGPEGAPAVVLAHGWTCSTAFWAAQIRELAADHRVIAYDQRGHGRSPAHEVCSTEALADDLEAVLGATLAPGERAVVAGHSMGGMTVLAAAGRPGFQEHAAAVLLCSTGSSRLVEEATVVPLLRGGRLRTGLTRRILGSRAPLGPVTPLALRILKYATMGPRSAPHVVEACARIVHACPRRVRHAWSRVLDSLQLDAGARQVRVPAAVLVGTADRLTPPVHARSLAAALPQCVGLTELPARGHMTPMEAPDQVTGKIRDLVAGHIRARGTGTGTGTGTGNDNDTARIGEGA, from the coding sequence GTGAGCCGGCTGACCCGCGTCACGGCCGGCCCGTACGCCCCGCCCGTCCCCGCCCGCGAACTCACCGTCTCCTCCACCGGCGGCGCCCGGCTGCACGTGGAGGTGCACGGGCCCGAAGGGGCGCCCGCGGTCGTCCTCGCGCACGGCTGGACCTGCTCCACCGCCTTCTGGGCCGCGCAGATCCGCGAACTCGCCGCCGACCACAGGGTGATCGCCTACGACCAGCGCGGCCACGGCCGCAGCCCCGCGCACGAGGTGTGCAGCACCGAGGCGCTCGCCGACGACCTGGAGGCCGTGCTCGGCGCGACCCTCGCCCCGGGCGAGCGGGCGGTGGTCGCGGGCCACTCGATGGGCGGGATGACGGTGCTGGCCGCGGCCGGGCGGCCCGGCTTCCAGGAGCACGCGGCGGCCGTCCTGCTGTGCAGCACGGGCAGTTCGCGGCTGGTCGAGGAGGCCACCGTCGTGCCGCTGCTGCGGGGCGGCCGGCTGCGCACCGGGCTGACCCGGCGGATCCTCGGCTCCCGGGCCCCGCTCGGGCCGGTCACGCCGCTCGCCCTGCGGATCCTCAAGTACGCGACGATGGGCCCGCGTTCGGCGCCGCACGTGGTCGAGGCGTGCGCCCGGATCGTGCACGCCTGCCCGCGCCGGGTGCGCCACGCCTGGTCGCGGGTGCTGGACTCGCTCCAGCTCGACGCGGGCGCACGGCAGGTGCGGGTGCCCGCCGCGGTGCTCGTGGGCACCGCCGACCGGCTCACGCCGCCGGTGCACGCGCGGTCGCTGGCGGCGGCGCTGCCGCAGTGCGTGGGCCTGACCGAACTGCCCGCGCGCGGCCACATGACACCCATGGAGGCACCGGACCAGGTCACCGGGAAGATACGGGACCTCGTCGCCGGGCACATACGCGCACGCGGAACCGGAACCGGAACCGGAACCGGAACCGGAAACGACAACGACACCGCACGGATCGGAGAGGGCGCATGA
- a CDS encoding DUF397 domain-containing protein, producing MSTPELHWFKSSYSDSGEPGDCVEVARTPVAIHVRDSKAPDTARLAVAPSAWTSFLAHTVEGGHPA from the coding sequence ATGAGCACGCCGGAACTGCACTGGTTCAAGAGCAGCTACAGCGACAGCGGCGAGCCCGGCGACTGCGTCGAGGTCGCCCGTACGCCCGTTGCGATCCACGTCCGTGACTCCAAGGCCCCCGACACCGCCCGGCTGGCGGTGGCCCCCTCGGCCTGGACGAGTTTCCTCGCGCACACGGTGGAGGGCGGTCACCCGGCATGA